A window of Desulfobacterales bacterium genomic DNA:
AGACCTGCCGGTGGTTTCAGGGCCGGCTTCCTTTCGGCAGCCGGATTATCCACGTCCGCTGGAGTGGCGAAGCCGTCTGGATCCCCTTCGGGAACGAAAAAACCGAGCTGGGTTTTGAAAACCACACCAGCCATCCGACCAAGGGGGAGATCCTCCTTTACCCCGGGGGGCTCAGCGAGGTCGAAATACTCCTGGCCTACGGCGACGTCGCCTT
This region includes:
- a CDS encoding DUF3830 family protein — encoded protein: MTIIGITTGPFFFKARMEAAAPQTCRWFQGRLPFGSRIIHVRWSGEAVWIPFGNEKTELGFENHTSHPTKGEILLYPGGLSEVEILLAYGDVA